CGCCTACGACCGCAACGTCGCGGACGACATCATCGCCGTCTCCGACAAGGACTCGTTCCAGATGACCCGCCGCCTGGCCAAGGAGGAGGGCCTGCTGGTCGGCGGCTCCTGCGGCATGGCCGTGGTGGCCGCGCTGGAGGTGGCCCGCGACCTCGGCCCGGACGACGTCGTCGTGGTGCTGCTGCCGGACGGCGGCCGCGGCTACCTGTCGAAGATCTTCAACGACGACTGGATGGCCGACTACGGCTTCCTGCCGTCGGCCACCGACGAGGCGCACATCGGCGAGGTGCTCGCCCGCAAGGACGCCATCGAGCACGAGGGCATCCCGCAGTTCGTCCACATGCACCCGAACGAGACGGTCGCCGAGGCGGTCCGGGTGCTGCGCGAGTACGGCGTGTCGCAGATGCCGGTGGTCTCGCCGGGCGCCGGACACCCGGACATCATGGCCGGCGAGGTGATCGGCTCGGTGGTCGAGAAGCTGCTGCTGGAGGGCATCTTCGCGAAGGAGATCGAGCTGACCGACACGCTGGACAAGGTGATGTCCAAGCCGCTGCCGGTGGTCGGCTCGGGCGAGACGGTCACCAACCTGATGACCGTTCTGGAGAAGGCCGACGCCGCCGTGGTGCTGGTGGAGGGCAAGCCGCAGGGCATCGTCACCCGCCAGGATCTGCTGGGCTACCTCACCGGTCGCGCCGCGCACTGACGCGATGTCACCGCGCTTCGCCCGTGGCCGAATGTGAAGGATTCGTCCACGGGCGAAGTGGTACACCGGTGTCATCTGCCCGCAGCACGTGGTTAACACGGGCCCGGCATCGTGGTGGTCAACGGCGAGACGCCGAGTGAGACGACGGCAACCGTCCGGGAGCGGCTCCCCGGCGGTCGTGGTCGGCTCCGGACACGCCGGGCGGCCTGACTCGGCCGGCCGTGTCCGCCCTACCCGACCGGTGACGGAGGGAGGGGCTACCGCGGGAGGCGCCGTCGTCCCGCCCCTGTCCGGCTCCGGCCGGTCGACAGGGTGTGCGGCGGCTTCCGCGGCACCCAATCGCGCCGCATGGCGCGTCCGCGCGGCTCCCGGGTGGGGGAGCCGAGGCGGAGGCGGGGGGCCGGTCCTTCTCCGAGGGACCGGCCCTTCCCGTACGCTCGCACGCATGACCAGCACTGAAACGACCGGCCAGGACGCCCCGCGCTACGTCCGGCTCAAGATCGAGCTCATCGCGGAGATCACCGACGAGGGCGCCCTGAAGGCGGCGGCCCTCCAGCAGGTGGCCGAGGACGAGTACCTGGACGACGAGGAGCGCGCTCAGTCCGTCGACGCCATCGAGGTGGACCCGTCGGGTTCGCTCGCCCACTTCATCGACCCGGTGGCGCTGCTCGGCGACGTGCCGGGCATCGAGCTCGCCTCGGCGACCTGGGAGTCGGCGCAGACCGAGTTCGACCCGGACAGCGAGGAGTGGGACGAGTACACGGTGGACGAGTCGGCCGAGTAGCGGCCCGTCGTCACAGCCCGTCGTCGTGGCTCACCAGCGCCCGGTCTGCACCTGCAGGCCGGGCGTTTTGTCCATATTCGACCGGGAGTTGGGTCATCTCATACGATCGCTTACCCTTCGGTGATGGAACCGTGAACGGGCCGATTGCGTTTCCGTATCCGTAATGCCCGGGATGATCAGCAGGGAGGCGTGACGTGACGGTACGCGACGGTCAGGGCCGGTCGGCCGGGGGCAGCTGGAGCCGGCGCGGCGTACTCGCGGGCCTGATCGGAGCCCCCGTCCTCCTGCTGGCGGCCTGCAACGACACCGAGGGCGTCAAGAGCGCCGACTCGGGCGGCACCGGCGGGTCCGGCAGCGGCAGCGCCACACCGAAGACCTCGGCCGCCGTGATCACCGTCACCCCCGCCGACGGCGCCACCGCCGCCAGCTTCAGCGAGCCGGTCAAGGTCACCGTCGCCGGCGGCACGCTGGGCGCCGTCAAGGTCACCGACTCCACCGGCAAGGAACTGGCCGGGCAGCTCAGCGCCGACGGCACCGGCTGGACCTCCGCCGCAGGACCGGTCAGCGGCACCAAGTACACCGTCGCCGTGACCGCCGTCGACAAGGACAAGCTGGAGGCGCACGCCAACGCCGTCTTCACCACCGCCACCCCGGCCAACACCTTCGTGGGCTACTTCACCCCGGAGGACGGCTCGGTCGTCGGCGTCGGCATGCCGGTCTCGATCAACTTCAGCAAGCCGGTCACCGACCGCAAGGCCGTCCAGCAGGCGATCACCGTGACGGCCGAGCCCGGTGTCGAGATCGTCGGGCACTGGTTCTCCAGTACCCGCCTCGACTTCCGGCCGCAGGAGTACTGGGCCAAGGGCACCAAGGTCACCCTCAAGTTGCGGCTCAAGGACGTCGAGGGCGCCAAGGGCGTGTACGGCACCCAGTCCAAGGACGTGCGCTTCACCATCGGCCGCGCCCAGACCAGCGTCGCCGACCTCGCCGCCAAGAAGCTCACCGTCACCACCGACGGCCAGGTCAGCGCCGTGTACCAGATCTCCGGCGGCGCGCCCGACCACCTCACCTGGGGCGGCAAGATGGTCATCTCCGAGCAGTACCAGCAGACCCGGATGAACTCGCAGACCGTCAACCTCGGCAGCGAGTACGACATCGCCGACGTGCCGCACGCCCAGCGGCTCACCACCTCGGGCACCTTCGTCCACGGCAACTACTGGTCCTCGCCGTCGATCTTCGGCAGCCAGAACACCAGCCACGGCTGCGTCGGCCTGCAGGACGCCAAGGGCGCGCAGGACTCGGGCACGGACGGCTACAAGTTCTTCCAGTCCTCGATCATCGGCGACGTCGTCGAGGTCGTGAACTCCGGCGACAAGACCGTCGACCCGGCCAACGGCCTGAACGGCTGGAACGTGGGCTGGGCCGAGTGGAAGGCCGGCAGCGCGGTCTGACGCCCGCCGGACCCCGGACTCGGGGCCCGTCGCTCCCTCACCGCTTGGCGTAGTCGGCGAACCCCTGCCAGTCGACGACCACGCACGGCTCCTCGCCGACCGTCCAGGCGTCGTGCCCGGGCGGGATGACCGTGAAATCACCGGGGCCGATCTCGACCTCCCGGCCGTCGTCCATGACGATCTTCATCCGGCCGGAGACGACGTACGCCGTGTGGGCGGACTGGCAGCTGTCGGTCTTGACGATCGGCTTGACGTGCTCGGACCAGTGCCAACCCGGCTCGAACACGGCCCGGCCCACCGGGCCGCCGTCCAGGTTGACCAGACGCAGTTCCCCCTTGCCCTCCTCGAAGGGCCGGACTTCCTCGGGGTCGTCGAAGTTCCGTTGGAAGATACCGGACATGGCGCACTCCTCTCCGTGAAGGCGGCCCGGTCACCGGTGAGGTGAGCGGGCCGCCGTACCGGTCTCTCCAGTCTGTGCTCAGCCCTTCGTGCGGGCCACCCCGATCGGGCAGGAGGCGCCGGTGCCGCCGAGGCCGCAGTAGCCGTTGGGGTTCTTGGCGTCGGACAGGTACTGCTGGTGGTACGGCTCGGCCGGGTGGAACGGGCCGGCCGGGGCGATCTCGGTGGTGATCGGGCCGAGACCGAGGGCCGTCAGGGCCGGCTGGAAGGCGTCCCGGGTGGCGATGGCGGCGGCGGCCTGGGCGGGGGAGTGGGTGTAGACGGCGGAGCGGTACTGGGTGCCCACGTCGTTGCCCTGGCGGTTGCCCTGCGTCGGGTCATGCGCCTCCCAGAAGGTCTTCAGCAGCCGCTCGTAGGAGATCACCGCCGGGTCGAACACCACCCGGACCGCCTCGGTGTGCCCGGTCAGCCCGCTGCACACCTCCTCGTACGTCGGGTTCGGGGTGTAGCCGCCCTGGTAGCCGACCAGCGTCGTCCAGACGCCGGGCAGGCGCCAGAACGTCCGCTCGGCGCCCCAGAAGCAGCCCAGCCCGAAGTCGGCCACCTCCAGCCCCTCCGGGTACGGGCCGGTGAGCGGGTGGCCGAGGACGGTGTGCGGTTCGCGCAGGGCGAAGAGCGGCGTCTCCCGGCCGGGCAACGCCTGGTCGGCGGGGACGAGCGAGGTCTTGTGGCGGTTGAACAGCACGGCCTGCTCCATCGGGGTAGGGAGGGTTGCCCAGGCTTCAACGCGAGGGACCGTCCCTCGATTCCGTCCCCGCAATCCGGCCGGCGCGCGGGCGCGCGGCCACTACCCTCGGACTATGACCGAGCACCAGCTTCCCCAGGGCTTCGAGACCCGCGCCATCCACGCGGGCCAGGAAGCAGACCCCCAGACCGGGGCCGTCGTCACGCCGATCTACCAGGTGTCCACCTACAAGCAGGACGGGGTGGGCGGCCTGCGGGGCGGCTACGAGTACAGCCGCAGCGCCAACCCGACCCGCACCGCGCTGGAGGAGTGCCTCGCGGCACTGGAGGGCGGCGCCCGCGGCCTCGCCTTCGCCTCCGGCCTGGCCGCCGAGGACACCCTGCTGCGCACCATCCTCAAGCCGGGCGACCACATCGTGATCCCCAACGACGCCTACGGCGGCACCTTCCGGCTCTTCGCCAAGGTGCTGACCCGCTGGGGCGTCGAGTTCTCCGTCGCCAACACCCAGGACCTGGCGACCGTCCGCGCCGCGCTGCGGCCCAACACCCGCGCGGTCTGGGTGGAGACCCCGTCCAACCCGCTGCTGGGCATCACCGACCTGACCGCGCTGGCCGAGATCGCGCACGGCGCCGGCGCGCTGCTGGTGGTCGACAACACCTTCGCCAGCCCGTACCTGCAGCAGCCGATCGCGCTCGGCGCGGACGCGGTCGTGCACTCCACCACCAAGTACATGGGCGGCCACTCGGACGTGGTCGGCGGTGCGCTGGTGCTGGCCGACGCGACCCTCGGCGAGGAGGTCGCCTACCACCAGAACGCGATGGGCGCCGTCTCCGGGCCGTTCGACGCCTGGCTGGTGCTGCGCGGCATCAAGACGCTGGGCGTCCGGATGGACCGGCACAGCGCCAACGCGGAGAAGGTCGCCGAGCTGCTGGCGAGCCACCCCAAGGTCAGCCAGGTGCTCTACCCGGGCCTGCCCGAGCACCCCGGCCACGACATCGCGGCCAAGCAGATGAAGGCCTTCGGCGGCATGGTGTCGTTCCGGGTCGAGGGCGGCGAGGAGGCGGCCGTCGAGGTCTGCAACCGGGCGCAGCTGTTCACCCTCGGCGAGTCGCTGGGCGGCGTCGAGTCGCTGATCGAGCAC
The nucleotide sequence above comes from Streptomyces kaniharaensis. Encoded proteins:
- a CDS encoding cystathionine gamma-synthase, encoding MTEHQLPQGFETRAIHAGQEADPQTGAVVTPIYQVSTYKQDGVGGLRGGYEYSRSANPTRTALEECLAALEGGARGLAFASGLAAEDTLLRTILKPGDHIVIPNDAYGGTFRLFAKVLTRWGVEFSVANTQDLATVRAALRPNTRAVWVETPSNPLLGITDLTALAEIAHGAGALLVVDNTFASPYLQQPIALGADAVVHSTTKYMGGHSDVVGGALVLADATLGEEVAYHQNAMGAVSGPFDAWLVLRGIKTLGVRMDRHSANAEKVAELLASHPKVSQVLYPGLPEHPGHDIAAKQMKAFGGMVSFRVEGGEEAAVEVCNRAQLFTLGESLGGVESLIEHPGRMTHASAAGSPLEVPGDLVRVSVGIESIDDLLADLKQALG
- a CDS encoding cystathionine beta-synthase, giving the protein MRYHNSIIDLVGNTPLVKLNKVTEGISATVLAKVEYFNPGGSVKDRIAMRMIEAAEASGALKPGGTIVEPTSGNTGVGLAIVAQQKGYKCIFVCPDKVSTDKINTLRAYGAEVVVCPTAVAPEHPDSYYNVSDRLVRETPNAWKPDQYSNPENPASHYYSTGPELWEQTEGKITHFVAGVGTGGTISGTGNYLKEASGGKVKVIGADPEGSVYSGGTGRPYLVEGVGEDFWPTAYDRNVADDIIAVSDKDSFQMTRRLAKEEGLLVGGSCGMAVVAALEVARDLGPDDVVVVLLPDGGRGYLSKIFNDDWMADYGFLPSATDEAHIGEVLARKDAIEHEGIPQFVHMHPNETVAEAVRVLREYGVSQMPVVSPGAGHPDIMAGEVIGSVVEKLLLEGIFAKEIELTDTLDKVMSKPLPVVGSGETVTNLMTVLEKADAAVVLVEGKPQGIVTRQDLLGYLTGRAAH
- a CDS encoding L,D-transpeptidase, with amino-acid sequence MTVRDGQGRSAGGSWSRRGVLAGLIGAPVLLLAACNDTEGVKSADSGGTGGSGSGSATPKTSAAVITVTPADGATAASFSEPVKVTVAGGTLGAVKVTDSTGKELAGQLSADGTGWTSAAGPVSGTKYTVAVTAVDKDKLEAHANAVFTTATPANTFVGYFTPEDGSVVGVGMPVSINFSKPVTDRKAVQQAITVTAEPGVEIVGHWFSSTRLDFRPQEYWAKGTKVTLKLRLKDVEGAKGVYGTQSKDVRFTIGRAQTSVADLAAKKLTVTTDGQVSAVYQISGGAPDHLTWGGKMVISEQYQQTRMNSQTVNLGSEYDIADVPHAQRLTTSGTFVHGNYWSSPSIFGSQNTSHGCVGLQDAKGAQDSGTDGYKFFQSSIIGDVVEVVNSGDKTVDPANGLNGWNVGWAEWKAGSAV
- the msrA gene encoding peptide-methionine (S)-S-oxide reductase MsrA translates to MLFNRHKTSLVPADQALPGRETPLFALREPHTVLGHPLTGPYPEGLEVADFGLGCFWGAERTFWRLPGVWTTLVGYQGGYTPNPTYEEVCSGLTGHTEAVRVVFDPAVISYERLLKTFWEAHDPTQGNRQGNDVGTQYRSAVYTHSPAQAAAAIATRDAFQPALTALGLGPITTEIAPAGPFHPAEPYHQQYLSDAKNPNGYCGLGGTGASCPIGVARTKG
- a CDS encoding cupin domain-containing protein, yielding MSGIFQRNFDDPEEVRPFEEGKGELRLVNLDGGPVGRAVFEPGWHWSEHVKPIVKTDSCQSAHTAYVVSGRMKIVMDDGREVEIGPGDFTVIPPGHDAWTVGEEPCVVVDWQGFADYAKR